A section of the Osmia lignaria lignaria isolate PbOS001 chromosome 3, iyOsmLign1, whole genome shotgun sequence genome encodes:
- the Gart gene encoding trifunctional purine biosynthetic protein adenosine-3 Gart, translating into MQYNVLVIGGGGREHVIAWKLSQSPHVNKIYVSPGNSGISLVNKVSLVKLNVKDNKEVAKWSKENDINLVVIGPEEYLANGLADELKDVGINCFGPQKAASKIEADKYWAKEFMDKHQIPTARWKGFVDAVEAKKFVVNAQFPALVIKASGLAAGKGVIVAKDQQEACNAIDEILTNRKFGSAGESIVIEELLEGEEISVLAFTDGKTVVPMAPAQDHKRIFDGDLGPNTGGMGAYCPCPLLNQTDYDSVKSNVLQKTIDGLRQEQIPFVGVLYAGLMLTRNGPKVLEFNCRFGDPETQVVLPLLKSDLFTIMKACCEGSLVESQVMWEEDVFAVGVILASRGYPASSSKGQVITGVDKISSKPNHFVFHSGTSISPEGELLTNGGRVLITVSVQPSLAAAAATATYAAQSISFEGKQFRTDIAHKGIARSILYHGKLTYKSSGVDIEAGDSLVSVIKPATVSTQRLGTLGSIGSFGGLFDVKAAGYKDPILVSGTDGVGTKLKIAFECNKHDTIGIDLVAMCVNDVLAHNAEPLFFLDYFACGKLNISVAREVISGVGEGCKRAGCSLIGGETAEMPDMYSTGEYDLAGFAVGAVERNDLLPRIDDIEEGDIVIGLPSSGVHSNGFSLVRKVLKFASKKYSDRAPFSKNSRTIGDELLEPTKIYVKGVIPVLRTNLIKAFAHITGGGLTENIPRVLPKNMGVVLDATTWKIQPIFGWLSAVGGINKEEMLRTFNCGIGAILICSNKNKDEVLLKLQTENPKVIGYTSSYKDSKLRVNVKNFEKVLELEMKQYIPGIISRLSKHLKRVGVLISGSGTNLQALIDATQDPSLHIGAEIVLVISNKPNVEGLKRAERVGIKTVVIKHTDYPTREAFDEAMNVELDAAGVEIVCLAGFMRILSDSFVTRWRGALINVHPSLLPSFKGAHAHEDVLAAGVRISGCTVHFVEIDIDSGAIIEQAAVPVLPDDTVETLQERVKTEEHRIFPLALKYLANEKIQLKEDNSIEWNY; encoded by the exons ATGCAGTATAATGTTTTAGTtattggtggtggtggtagagAACATGTCATTGCTTGGAAACTTTCACAGTCTCCACAT GTAAATAAAATCTATGTTTCTCCTGGGAATAGTGGAATCTCATTAGTTAATAAGGTTTCTTTAGTAAAGTTAAATGTGAAGGATAATAAG GAAGTAGCAAAATGGAGCaaagaaaatgatataaatttagTAGTTATTGGACCAGAAGAATATTTAGCAAATGGATTAGCAGATGAATTAAAAGATGTAGGAATTAATTGTTTTGGCCCACAAAAGGCAGCTTCTAAAATAGAAGCTGACAAATATTGGGCAAAAGAGTTTATGGACAAACATCAAATCCCTACTGCAAGATGGAAAGGATTTGTGGATGCTGTGGAAGCAAAGAAATTTGTTGTAAA TGCACAATTTCCAGCACTTGTAATCAAGGCTTCAGGTTTAGCAGCTGGGAAAGGTGTCATAGTAGCCAAAGATCAACAAGAAGCATGCAATGCGATagatgaaattttaacaaaCAGAAAGTTTGGATCTGCTGGGGAGTCAATAGTTATAGAGGAATTATTAGAAGGAGAAGAAATCTCTGTACTTGCATTTACAGATG GAAAAACTGTTGTACCAATGGCACCTGCACAAGATCATAAAAGAATATTTGATGGAGATTTGGGGCCAAATACTGGTGGCATGGGTGCTTATTGCCCATGTCCTTTGTTAAATCAAACAGATTATGATTCTGTGAAATCAAATGTTCTGCAGAAAACAATTGATGGTCTTAGACAAGAACAAATACCATTTGTTG GTGTCTTATACGCTGGGTTAATGTTGACGCGAAATGGACCGAAAGTGTTAGAATTTAATTGTAGATTTGGTGATCCAGAAACGCAAGTAGTACTTCCGCTACTGAAATcagatttatttacaattatgaAG GCTTGTTGTGAGGGTTCTTTAGTCGAATCTCAAGTTATGTGGGAAGAAGATGTATTTGCCGTGGGTGTTATTTTGGCTTCTCGAGGATATCCTGCATCGTCGTCGAAAGGCCAAGTTATAACAGGCGTCGATAAAATTTCGAGCAAACCAAATCATTTTGTTTTCCATAGTGGAACAAGTATTTCTCCTGAAGGAGAATTGCTAACTAATG GAGGAAGAGTTTTAATTACTGTAAGTGTACAACCATCGTTAGCTGCGGCTGCTGCTACAGCAACATATGCTGCACAAAGCATATCATTTGAAGGGAAACAATTTAGAACCGACATAGCACATAAAGGAATCGCAAG GTCTATCTTATATCACGGCAAATTAACGTATAAAAGTAGCGGAGTAGATATAGAAGCTGGAGATTCATTAGTTTCAGTCATAAAACCAGCAACTGTTTCGACTCAGCGTTTGGGTACATTGGGTTCAATTGGTAGTTTTGGTGGTTTATTTGATGTAAAAGCTGCTGGTTATAAAGATCCAATTTTGGTATCTGGTACCGATGGTGTTGGTACCAAATTAaag ATAGCATTTGAATGCAACAAACATGATACGATAGGTATAGATTTAGTAGCGATGTGTGTAAACGATGTGCTTGCACATAATGCAGAACCATTATTTTTCCTCGATTACTTTGCTTGCGGCAAACTAAACATTTCTGTAGCTCGCGAAGTTATAAGTGGAGTTGGTGAAGGATGTAAGAGAGCTGGATGTTCATTA attggCGGGGAAACAGCAGAAATGCCTGATATGTATTCTACCGGAGAATACGATTTAGCAGGATTTGCTGTAGGCGCGGTTGAAAGAAATGATTTACTTCCGCGCATTGATGATATCGAAGAAGGTGATATCGTAATTGGTCTTCCATCAAGTGGAGTACATAGCAATGGATTTAGTCTTGTGCGAAAAGTTCTAAAGTTTGCAAGTAAAAAGTATTCGGACAGAGCACCTTTCTCTAAAAATAGTCGCACAATTG GAGATGAATTGTTGGAACCGACAAAAATATATGTGAAAGGGGTAATTCCTGTTTTGCGAAcgaatttaataaaagcgtttgCGCATATTACTGGTGGAGGTCTTACAGAAAATATACCGAGGGTTCTACCAAAAAATATGGGAGTTGTGTTAGATGCAACAACGTGGAAGATTCAACCAATTTTTGGTTGGCTATCAGCTGTTG gTGGAATTAATAAAGAGGAAATGTTGAGAACATTTAATTGTGGTATTGGGGCTATCTTAAtttgttcaaataaaaataaagatgaagTTTTACTTAAATTACAAACAGAAAATCCTAAAGTTATTGGATACACGAGTAGTTACAAAG atAGTAAACTCAGAGTAAATGTTAAGAACTTTGAAAAAGTGTTAGAATtggaaatgaaacaatacataccGGGCATCATTTCAAGATTAAGTAAACATTTAAAAAGAGTAGGTGTTCTCATATCTGGTAGCGGAACCAATTTGCAAGCGTTGATTGATGCGACTCAAGATCCATCACTACATATTGGCGCTGAAATAGTCCTAGTAATATCTAATAAGCCAAATGTGGAAGGACTTAAACGAGCTGAAAGAGTTGGAATTAAGACAGTG GTTATTAAACATACTGATTATCCTACAAGAGAAGCTTTTGATGAAGCAATGAATGTAGAACTTGATGCTGCTGGAGTTGAAATAGTTTGTCTTGCTGGTTTTATGCGTATTCTGTCAGACAGTTTTGTTACTCGATGGCGTGGTGCTTTAATAAACGTACACCCATCATTGTTACCATCATTTAAAGGCGCTCATGCACATGAAGATGTTCTAGCAGCTGGAGTACGCATTTCAGGATGTACAGTACATTTCGTTGAG
- the LOC117610990 gene encoding succinate dehydrogenase [ubiquinone] iron-sulfur subunit isoform X1 has product MFTHKIVSHASQFWSCTITYLRRSNGYRSHRFLSSAGNKDEKQLSDKGNIINAEMKSMKECKIPLDQRLPKEKPRLQTVRIYRWNPEKKNVKPYMQQFSVDLNKCGTMVLDVLTLIKAEYDPTLSFRRSCREGICGICAMNINGVNTLACLTKVKESPKPIVLYPLPHAYIIRDLIPDLSHFLKQYEEIDPFLKRPGEENFIGLRQILQSPKDRKRLDGLYDCILCGCCTFACPPYWWLGEKFLGPASLLLAYRWIVDSRDMGHKERLTKLRDYYSVYRCHTIFNCTKTCPKGLNPGKAIAQIKRLLAGLTKKKKPEMDTSLPNPCHGDEIYPCRKE; this is encoded by the exons ATGTTTACCCACAAAATCGTCAGTCATGCGAGCCAATTTTGGTCTTGTACAATTACGTATCTCCGTCGAAGTAATGGTTATAGAAGTCATCGATTTTTGTCCAGCGCCGGAAATAAAGACGAGAAGCAGTTATCGGATAAAGGAAATATCATTAATGCAGAAATGAAAAGCATGAAAGAATGCAAAATACCTCTAGAT CAACGACTACCAAAGGAAAAACCAAGACTCCAGACTGTCCGTATATATCGTTGGAACccagaaaaaaagaatgtgaAACCGTACATGCAACAGTTTAGTGTGGATTTAAATAAATGTGGTACAATGGTGTTAGACGTGTTGACGTTGATAAAAGCAGAATACGATCCTACGTTGTCCTTTCGAAGATCATGTCGAGAAGGAATTTGTGGAATTTGCGCGATGAACATAAATGGAGTCAATACTTTGGCTTGCCTCAC AAAAGTGAAGGAATCGCCGAAGCCTATAGTCTTGTATCCTCTGCCCCACGCCTATATAATTAGAGACTTAATACCGGATTTGTCGCACTTTTTGAAACAGTACGAGGAGATCGATCCATTTTTAAAGCGTCCAGGAGAAGAAAATTTCATCGGTTTACGGCAAATATTGCAGAGTCCAAAAGATAGAAAGAGGTTGGATGGCTTATACGACTGTATACTTTGCGGATGTTGTACGTTCGCTTGTCCACCGTATTGGTGGCTCGGTGAAAAGTTTTTAGGTCCAGCATCTCTTCTGCTG GCTTATCGGTGGATAGTAGATTCACGGGATATGGGTCACAAAGAAAGACTTACTAAATTGAGGGATTATTACTCGGTATATCGGTGTCATACTATTTTCAATTGTACCAAAACATGCCCGAag GGTTTGAATCCTGGAAAAGCTATAGCTCAAATAAAACGATTGTTAGCGGGACTTACTAAGAAAAAGAAACCGGAAATGGATACTTCGCTACCAAATCCATGCCATGGTGACGAGATATACCCGTGTAGGAAGGAATAG
- the LOC117610990 gene encoding succinate dehydrogenase [ubiquinone] iron-sulfur subunit, mitochondrial isoform X2, translated as MQQFSVDLNKCGTMVLDVLTLIKAEYDPTLSFRRSCREGICGICAMNINGVNTLACLTKVKESPKPIVLYPLPHAYIIRDLIPDLSHFLKQYEEIDPFLKRPGEENFIGLRQILQSPKDRKRLDGLYDCILCGCCTFACPPYWWLGEKFLGPASLLLAYRWIVDSRDMGHKERLTKLRDYYSVYRCHTIFNCTKTCPKGLNPGKAIAQIKRLLAGLTKKKKPEMDTSLPNPCHGDEIYPCRKE; from the exons ATGCAACAGTTTAGTGTGGATTTAAATAAATGTGGTACAATGGTGTTAGACGTGTTGACGTTGATAAAAGCAGAATACGATCCTACGTTGTCCTTTCGAAGATCATGTCGAGAAGGAATTTGTGGAATTTGCGCGATGAACATAAATGGAGTCAATACTTTGGCTTGCCTCAC AAAAGTGAAGGAATCGCCGAAGCCTATAGTCTTGTATCCTCTGCCCCACGCCTATATAATTAGAGACTTAATACCGGATTTGTCGCACTTTTTGAAACAGTACGAGGAGATCGATCCATTTTTAAAGCGTCCAGGAGAAGAAAATTTCATCGGTTTACGGCAAATATTGCAGAGTCCAAAAGATAGAAAGAGGTTGGATGGCTTATACGACTGTATACTTTGCGGATGTTGTACGTTCGCTTGTCCACCGTATTGGTGGCTCGGTGAAAAGTTTTTAGGTCCAGCATCTCTTCTGCTG GCTTATCGGTGGATAGTAGATTCACGGGATATGGGTCACAAAGAAAGACTTACTAAATTGAGGGATTATTACTCGGTATATCGGTGTCATACTATTTTCAATTGTACCAAAACATGCCCGAag GGTTTGAATCCTGGAAAAGCTATAGCTCAAATAAAACGATTGTTAGCGGGACTTACTAAGAAAAAGAAACCGGAAATGGATACTTCGCTACCAAATCCATGCCATGGTGACGAGATATACCCGTGTAGGAAGGAATAG
- the LOC117610987 gene encoding ovarian-specific serine/threonine-protein kinase Lok isoform X1, producing the protein MIDEQVVLTLPDTQNADSVFLTQSQELSQKKNMTVWGRLCPIKLPFKTVEMTKNIYTLGRSESCDIAVTKNELKPKWLSVMSKVHFRITREFINSTNDAVVYLEDLSQNGTFINKEKIGRGNKVVIESNDVISLAQPIVTVYVFMSTIAFENNDLPLELKNKYAVSRRLGSGACGEVKMVFSKVGCKKFAMKTIMKMGTATNGQKHPLNDPDKILNEVKILKALQHPCIIKMEEIVDTPRAVYIVLELMEGGELFERIKSKGKLGEKHAKLIFYQVVLAVNYLHDSGITHRDLKPENILLACNSDITLAKVSDFGLSKLVDAQTMMKTFCGTPMYVAPEILSTIGRGSYTNQVDVWSLGVILYACLSGSVPFNAQNKNISLQEQIKRGYYSFPVSKFGDVTEKAIDLIKRMMTTNPRKRITIKQVLLHPWLQDRELRDTVDTLILKEHNENIAPENNFANIQRKNEQCQSLIKRPRLEL; encoded by the exons ATGATCGATGAACAAGTTGTTTTGACATTACCTGATACACAAAACGCGGATTCAGTATTTTTGACTCAATCACAAGAATTATCACAGAAAAAGAATATGACGGTATGGGGAAGATTATGTCCAATTAAGTTACCCTTTAAAACAGTGG AAATGaccaaaaatatttatacacttGGTCGTTCAGAGAGCTGTGATATTGCAGTCACTAAAAATGAGTTAAAGCCAAAGTGGCTTAGTGTAATGAGTAAAGTACATTTCAGAATAACTAGAGAATTTattaatagtactaatgatgctgTAGTTTATTTAGAAGATTTAAGTCAAAATGGGACttttattaataaagaaaaaataggACGTGGGAACAAAGTAGTAATTGAAAGTAATGATGTTATATCTTTAGCACAACCAATAGTTACTG TTTATGTATTCATGAGCACAATAGCATTTGAAAATAATGACTTACCATTAGAACTCAAGAATAAATATGCAGTTTCACGTAGATTAGGATCTGGGGCATGTGGGGAGGTGAAAATGGTTTTTTCTAAAGTTGGCTGTAAAAAATTTGCCATGAAAACTATCATGAAAATGGGTACTGCAACAAATGGTCAGAAACATCCATTAAATGATCCAGACAAGATCTTAAATgaagttaaaatattaaaagctcTGCAACAT CCTTGTATAATTAAAATGGAAGAAATTGTGGATACTCCAAGAGCAGTGTACATAGTTCTGGAATTAATGGAAGGTGGTGAACtttttgaaagaataaaaagcAAAGGCAAATTGGGAGAAAAACATGCCAAATTAATCTTTTATCAAGTTGTATTGGCTGTTAATTATCTTCATGACTCTGGTATAACTCATAGAGATTTAAAG CCAGAAAACATATTATTAGCTTGTAATTCGGATATTACATTAGCGAAAGTATCTGACTTCGGTTTATCAAAATTAGTTGATGCACAAACTATGATGAAAACTTTTTGTGGAACTCCGATGTATGTTGCACCCGAAATATTATCTACCATAGGACGTGGTTCTTACACGAATCAA GTAGATGTTTGGAGCTTAGGAGTAATATTATATGCTTGTTTAAGTGGCTCAGTTCCCTTTAATgcccaaaataaaaatatcagtttGCAGGAACAAATTAAAAGAGGATATTATAGTTTTCCTGTTTCCAAATTTGGTGACGTTACTGAAAAAGCTATAGACTTG aTTAAGAGAATGATGACGACGAATCCGAGGAAACGTATAACAATAAAGCAAGTATTGTTACATCCTTGGTTACAAGATCGTGAACTTCGAGATACCGTGgatacattaattttaaaagaacataATGAAAATATAGCACCTGAAAATAATTTCGCTAATATCCAGCGTAAAAATGAACAGtgtcaaagtttaataaaacgtCCACGATTGGAAttataa
- the LOC117610987 gene encoding ovarian-specific serine/threonine-protein kinase Lok isoform X2, with translation MTKNIYTLGRSESCDIAVTKNELKPKWLSVMSKVHFRITREFINSTNDAVVYLEDLSQNGTFINKEKIGRGNKVVIESNDVISLAQPIVTVYVFMSTIAFENNDLPLELKNKYAVSRRLGSGACGEVKMVFSKVGCKKFAMKTIMKMGTATNGQKHPLNDPDKILNEVKILKALQHPCIIKMEEIVDTPRAVYIVLELMEGGELFERIKSKGKLGEKHAKLIFYQVVLAVNYLHDSGITHRDLKPENILLACNSDITLAKVSDFGLSKLVDAQTMMKTFCGTPMYVAPEILSTIGRGSYTNQVDVWSLGVILYACLSGSVPFNAQNKNISLQEQIKRGYYSFPVSKFGDVTEKAIDLIKRMMTTNPRKRITIKQVLLHPWLQDRELRDTVDTLILKEHNENIAPENNFANIQRKNEQCQSLIKRPRLEL, from the exons ATGaccaaaaatatttatacacttGGTCGTTCAGAGAGCTGTGATATTGCAGTCACTAAAAATGAGTTAAAGCCAAAGTGGCTTAGTGTAATGAGTAAAGTACATTTCAGAATAACTAGAGAATTTattaatagtactaatgatgctgTAGTTTATTTAGAAGATTTAAGTCAAAATGGGACttttattaataaagaaaaaataggACGTGGGAACAAAGTAGTAATTGAAAGTAATGATGTTATATCTTTAGCACAACCAATAGTTACTG TTTATGTATTCATGAGCACAATAGCATTTGAAAATAATGACTTACCATTAGAACTCAAGAATAAATATGCAGTTTCACGTAGATTAGGATCTGGGGCATGTGGGGAGGTGAAAATGGTTTTTTCTAAAGTTGGCTGTAAAAAATTTGCCATGAAAACTATCATGAAAATGGGTACTGCAACAAATGGTCAGAAACATCCATTAAATGATCCAGACAAGATCTTAAATgaagttaaaatattaaaagctcTGCAACAT CCTTGTATAATTAAAATGGAAGAAATTGTGGATACTCCAAGAGCAGTGTACATAGTTCTGGAATTAATGGAAGGTGGTGAACtttttgaaagaataaaaagcAAAGGCAAATTGGGAGAAAAACATGCCAAATTAATCTTTTATCAAGTTGTATTGGCTGTTAATTATCTTCATGACTCTGGTATAACTCATAGAGATTTAAAG CCAGAAAACATATTATTAGCTTGTAATTCGGATATTACATTAGCGAAAGTATCTGACTTCGGTTTATCAAAATTAGTTGATGCACAAACTATGATGAAAACTTTTTGTGGAACTCCGATGTATGTTGCACCCGAAATATTATCTACCATAGGACGTGGTTCTTACACGAATCAA GTAGATGTTTGGAGCTTAGGAGTAATATTATATGCTTGTTTAAGTGGCTCAGTTCCCTTTAATgcccaaaataaaaatatcagtttGCAGGAACAAATTAAAAGAGGATATTATAGTTTTCCTGTTTCCAAATTTGGTGACGTTACTGAAAAAGCTATAGACTTG aTTAAGAGAATGATGACGACGAATCCGAGGAAACGTATAACAATAAAGCAAGTATTGTTACATCCTTGGTTACAAGATCGTGAACTTCGAGATACCGTGgatacattaattttaaaagaacataATGAAAATATAGCACCTGAAAATAATTTCGCTAATATCCAGCGTAAAAATGAACAGtgtcaaagtttaataaaacgtCCACGATTGGAAttataa
- the Ube2g1 gene encoding ubiquitin-conjugating enzyme E2G 1 isoform X1, with product MSEPQSALLLRKQLAELNKNPVEGFSAGLIDDNDIYQWEVLIIGPPDTLYEGGFFKAHLQFPKEYPLRPPRMKFITEIWHPNIEKNGNVCISILHEPGDDKWGYEKASERWLPVHTVETILISVISMLADPNDESPANVDAAKEWRESYTEFKRKVARCVRKSQEECL from the exons ATGTCAGAGCCACAGTCCGCGCTTCTACTACGAAAACAATTAGCAG aattaaataaaaacccAGTAGAAGGGTTTTCAGCAGGCCTTATAGATGACAATGACATATATCAGTGGGAAGTACTCATTATTGGACCTCCAGACACATTATA tgAGGGTGGGTTTTTCAAAGCACACTTACAGTTTCCAAAAGAATATCCACTTAGGCCACCAAGAATGAAATTCATAACAGAGATTTGGCATCCGAATA TTGAGAAGAATGGTAATGTATGCATATCGATTTTGCATGAACCTGGAGATGATAAGTGGGGCTATGAAAAAGCATCAGAACGGTGGTTACCAGTTCATACAGTTGAGACCATTCTTATAAGCGTTATTAGTATGCTTGCAGATCCTAATGATGAAAGTCCTGCTAATGTGGATGCAGCC AAAGAGTGGAGGGAAAGTTACACAGAATTTAAAAGAAAGGTGGCGAGGTGTGTCAGAAAAAGCCAAGAGGAGTGTTTGTAG
- the Ube2g1 gene encoding ubiquitin-conjugating enzyme E2G 1 isoform X2, translating into MKFITEIWHPNIEKNGNVCISILHEPGDDKWGYEKASERWLPVHTVETILISVISMLADPNDESPANVDAAKEWRESYTEFKRKVARCVRKSQEECL; encoded by the exons ATGAAATTCATAACAGAGATTTGGCATCCGAATA TTGAGAAGAATGGTAATGTATGCATATCGATTTTGCATGAACCTGGAGATGATAAGTGGGGCTATGAAAAAGCATCAGAACGGTGGTTACCAGTTCATACAGTTGAGACCATTCTTATAAGCGTTATTAGTATGCTTGCAGATCCTAATGATGAAAGTCCTGCTAATGTGGATGCAGCC AAAGAGTGGAGGGAAAGTTACACAGAATTTAAAAGAAAGGTGGCGAGGTGTGTCAGAAAAAGCCAAGAGGAGTGTTTGTAG